Part of the Helicobacter sp. 12S02232-10 genome, TTTATGCCATCACGCCAGCAAAAATACTCAAAATTACAAAAACTATACATTTTTTTCTACTCCAATACGATCCGCAAACTCAATATTGCATTGATGCCCTCATCATCAAAGACAATGAAATCAGTCTTATAGAAAACATCACACTCTAAAATTGCATTGCGCTAAAGTTTAGAATTTTTATTGTATAATCCGCCCACAATCTAGAAATCAGGAGAATAGTTTATGGGTAAATATATTGAACTTAATAAAGAAAACTTTGATGCAACCACTAAAAGCGGTGTTGCTGTCGTTGATTTTTGGGCACCTTGGTGCGGTCCTTGCAGAATGCTTGCTCCAGTAATAGACGAATTAGCCGAAGAATATGAGGGCAAGGTCGCTATTTGTAAAGTCAATACCGATGAACAAGACGAGCTTTCAGCAAAATTTGGAATTAGAAGTATTCCTACGATTTTATTTATGAAAAATGGGGAAGTAGTCGATCAAGTAATCGGTGCTACCTCCAAACAGGCTCTCAAAGAAAAAATTGATTCTATCTCTTAAATAACTATCCTTGATGATCTTCTCATCAAGGGTCGATATACCCATCATTTATTATTACATATTATTATATTTATCAAATAAAAAAAATTATCGGAGGCTTTTATGATGATTGATTTAGCAATTATTGGTGGAGGACCAGCAGGCTTATCAGCAGGGCTTTATGCTACTAGAGGGGGTATAAAGAATGTGGTCTTATTTGAAAAAGGAATGCCTGGTGGGCAAATTACTGGAAGTAGCGAAATAGAAAACTATCCAGGCGTTAAAGAGGTTGTCAGCGGTCTTGATTTTATGCAACCATGGCAAGAACAATGTTTTCGTTTTGGTCTTAAACACGAAATGACGGAAGTATCTCAAGTCACTAAAGAAGGAAAAAATTTTAAAATTCATACCAATGATGGTAAAGTTACAGAAGCAAAAAGCGTTATCATCACTACTGGAGGACGTCCAAAAAGAACGGGCATTAAAGGTGAAAGCGAATTTTGGGGAAAAGGAGTAAGCACTTGTGCAACCTGTGATGGTTTTTTCTACAAAAATAAAGAAGTTGCCGTTCTTGGTGGTGGGGATACAGCTCTTGAAGAAGCTATATTTTTAACAAAAATGTGTAAAAAAGTCTATCTTATTCACAGGAGAAATGAATTCAGAGCTGCACCCATCACAATTGAACACGCCAAATCAAATGAAAAAATTGAATTCCTCACTCCAAATGTCGTAGAAGAAATCAAAGGCGATCAAAATGGAGTATCTTCAGTAGTAATCAAAAATACTCAAAATAATGAAATAAAAGAATTGAAAGTTCCTGGAATTTTCATATTTGTAGGCTATGATGTGAATAATGCTATCCTCAAGCAAGATAATGGAAATATGCTTTGTGAATGTGATCAATACGGCTCAGTAATTGTAGATCTTTCAATGAAAACAAATATAGAGGGCTTATTTGCAGCCGGAGACATTCGTATCAAAGCCCCTAAACAAGTTGTTTGCGCAGCCGGAGATGGGGCGACTGCAGCGCTTGAAGCTATCTCATATCTAGATTCTCATAAATAAGGATTTGAATTGAAAATAGGCGTATTTGGAGCAAGTGGCAGAATAGGAAGGCTATTGATTGAAGAAATAAGCAAAAGTAAAACATTCACTCTAGGAAGTGTTTTTATTCGCAAAGAATTAAATTTCGCGCTTCCAGAAAACACTTTTGTAACCAATGATATCGAAAGTTTTATCCAACATTGTGAAATCGTAATAGATTTTTCATTGCCAAATGCAACCTTATCGCTTTTAAATGCAGCCTTAAAAAAACCTCTTCCAATTGTTTCAGGAACTACCGGACTTGATAAAAAGGCATTTGATTTGATCAAAGAACTTTCAAAATTCGTCCCCGTTCTATATGCGACCAATATGTCTAAAGGCATAGCAATGCTCAATAAAATCCTACCCATAGTTACACAAGGATTGAGTGAAGCTGATATTGAAATCTGTGAAATCCATCATCGACACAAAAAGGACGCTCCAAGCGGGACAGCCCTTTCATTGGGAGAAACTTGTGCAAAAGCTAAAAACCTTGATCTTGAAAAAGTCAGAGTCTCAAGCAGAGATGGAAATATTGGCGAAAGAAAGCAAAACGAAATTGCCATTATGAGTCTTAGAGGAGGAGATGTAGCAGGCAGACATACAGTCGGATTTTATATGGATGGAGAATATTTGGAATTCACTCATAATGCTACTTCTCGCCTCACTTTTGCTAAAGGTGCGCTGGATGCTGCAAAATGGCTCATAAAGCAGGAAAAAGGTCTTTATGGGATTCAAGATATATTTTCAAAATTTTGAGTCTATCTTCTAAAATCAGATTATCTCACTACGCCTATAAAAACCAAAGATTGAATCCCAAAAAAAGGCACTACCCTCTTCCCTTGAATAAAATCAATCTCTATATTAATTCTTAAAATATCAAAGTAATCTATTTGAGATGATATAAAAGATTAGTTTTTAGGATTCTTTTTTGCTAATTTATCCAAATCACTCAAAAGATTTTCCCCTTTGGCAAAACTATCTCTTTCAAACTCTGTAAAACTCACATAAACACTCGCTTTAGGTTTAAATGCAACCCTCTCTAAAGAATCTGAAACATCTTTTGCAATTTCACGCTTTTGTTCAGCGCTCAATTTACCCCCGACTTTGATATCAACATAAGGCATTCAATGCTCCTTTCTTACCAGCTAAATCCTCCGCCAAGCTTTACGCTCAGATAACTTGGAATCTTATAATCCCCTACATTTGTCAATTTTGTATTGGATTGCACAGCTAGATCTAAGAAACCTAAAATGTTAATGCCTCCTGTAAATATAATTCCCTCACCAGTTCGACTTTTTAAATCATACATTGATCCAAATCTAAAATCAATATACTTTAGATCAAGCATTACTCCTCCACCGACCATTTGATTTTCCGGAGATAAATAAGAAAGTGTATGATTTGGCTTCAAATCCATATCCACAGCAATGGATAAAATCTTCCATTCATATGAAAGACCTGCACGCAATTGAGAATTTAAAACAACTTTATGATTATCATTAATTCTTAGTACGGGCTCATTTAAATCTTTTCCAACAAGCCCTAAACTAAAAGCCTTATAATTATACAAAAAACCAAAGTCTATCCCAAAAGTCTGCTGTTTGGTACCATTTCTTAAATTCATATCTTGGAATCCATTGGCAATAGAATCAAAAGAACCGCTCCTATCTAAACCATAACCCATACTGAAAATATATTTTCCGGTAAGACCAATACTAAAATTTCCAATAGGTGTTGAAAATGCTTGACCATATCCGATAGGAATCTCACTTAAAAGAATTCCTGTTCCGTGTATTTGATGGTTAGCAGTACTGCTTAGAAGTGAATAATTGTCATAGTCACTTTTAGTGGAACCATTAAGACTGATAGAACTGCCATCAATATTCACTTTCACATAATTTCCATCAGTATCAATAATGATTTGATTATGGGTAGGATCAAATGTAGCACTTGCTGAAGCAAAAGCACTGCCAAAGATTCCAAATGCTATCGCCCCTCTAGCATCTGGACCATTTCCACCTATCTGAAACACCAATCCATTCTGCGTAGCAACATCAAGATTATTTTGTTTGAGCGTATTTTGAATCGTATAAACATCTTGGATAAAACGATTCATCTGAGGATCATCGCCTTTAGATATGGTAACGCCCCCAATCGTTGTCAAAAGATCTCCTAAACTAATTGAATTTTTGTCTGTTTTTGCAAGCAATTCCGCTAAGCCCCCAAGCTGATCAGGCTGAACATTTTGAATAATATTTTTGAATATACCTGTGTCCCCACCGGTTTTATCAACCGCTTCTAAGATGCTTCCCTTAAGCTTATCAAAAGCGTTTGCCCCTTGATCATTCAAGTTCCCTCCGGGCATTAAAGCATTTTTAAAAGCATTTGCAGCATCGTTTAGACTCGTAGCATTTTTGACTGCATCAATTTGAGTTTGAGTTCCCCCGCTCGCAGAAAGAATATTTTCCATAAAATTTTGAACATCCACGGTTGAAGTCAAACCTGAAACACTTCCAAAATTTACATTCTTAAGCACATCGCCGAAAATACCGCTCATATCAAGAGGTTTAGAAGTCACAGCAGCCCCTGCAACATTACTTGCTTGAATAGCTCCTCCACCAAAAATACCCCCGACTCTATTGGGCATTTTTTGCAAATTTTCATAATCTACAGTCGCAAGCGATAAAAGATTTTTTTCTTTAACTGAAACCCCAAAACTATAAGCAATTCTTGATTTCTTATCCATTCCAAGCAAGGCCGGATTATAATACAACGCCCATTGAGAATTCCTCAAAGCTACGCCTGCACCGCCCATACTGGCAGAAATATTTCCCATTCCTCCAAATTCCAAAGCATCAACCCCGCTCCCCAATAATGACCCTATCAAAATAACCTTAGAAACCCTCTTCATTACCTACTCCATTCTTTATCTGATTATGACAACCTCTTCTTTAAGATGAATTCCATATGCCTCAAACACTCTTTTTTTTCCTAAATCGATTAAATTAAGCGCTTCTTCAAATGTGCCTCCACCTAAATTAATCAAAAAATTCGCATGTTCTTTGGAAAAACTCATTCCGCCTATATTATACCCCTTTAATCCTACAGATTCCAATAATTTTCCCGCAAAATTTCCCTGAGGGTTTTTAAAACAGCTCCCACAGCTAGGTTTTTTAGGATGAGTTGAACGCATCAAATTAAAAACTTCAAGTAATTCTTTTTTAAAACCTGATACTTTTTTAAATCTGGCTGCAAAAATAATTCCATCGATGCCACTATTGCGATAATCCATTTTCAAATCCCGAATCTGTCTCCATTCTCCATTTATACACACAGAATCCAAAATATTTTTGATTTCATATTCTTTCATACCTGCATTCATTTTTACAAGACCCCCAACACTCCCAGGTAAGGCAGATAAAAATTCTAAACCGCTTAAATCAAAATCCTTAAAATAACGATAAATCTTTCGACTACTCACAGCCCCTCCAGCCTCAAGCACATCTCCCCTATCCAAAATATAATCGTAACATTCCCCTAAAATAGCTATATTGCGAGCTTCAGGAGAAACCAACAGATTATTGGCATAGCCTATGATTTTTAAATCTTGAATATTTTGTTCAAAATTCTCAATCACTCTGACAGGTAAAGATGCGCCAACCCTAATGCTTGAGTATTTTGAAAAATCAATTGTTTTGCTCATAACACAAATTTTGGGATAAGATTTATAAGCATTTTCGTATAATCCAAGAGCATATTAAGCATCCAAGGCATTGTAAGAATAATCACGCCAATGACAGCTAAAATCTTAGGAACAAAAGATAAAGTCATCTCATTGATTTGGGTAGTCGCTTGAAAAATACTAACCAAAAGTCCCACAATAAGTCCTGCTAAAAGTATGGGCAAAGATATGATCAGAGTGATTTTGTAAGTTTCTATCGCCAATCCCATCAATTGTGATTCCATAATTTTGCCTCCTAAACCTTGCGGGATTATATCGCATTTTAAAATCAAAAAGACTTTTATTTTAAGTTTTTATGTGTATTATTTTACAAACGAATCTGCAAAAAGGATAAAGCAATGACAGAGGTCTTGGAAAAAATAGCCCACAAAAGGGGAGAGAAAATTCAAAAACTTGGTTTTGGTTTTGGCTTCTCCATTCCCTCAGAGCGGAAAGTTCCTCTGTCTCCTTGTTTTGAATCAAACTTACCATTAATAATTGCAGAAATCAAACGAGCCTCGCCCTCAGCAGGTCATATCGGAGAAATCCCCGATCCTGTTTTACTTGCTAAAAACTATATCAATAACGGCGCTAAAGTAATTTCTGTTCTGACTGAAGAAGATCATTTTGGTGGCAGCCTCAAAGATCTGATGGAAGTTAAAAATGCCTTTAAAAATATCAGCGTATTGCGAAAAGACTTTATCCAATATCCTGAAGAAATAAAAATCTCTTATTTAGCAGGTGCAGATCTTGTGCTTTTGATTGTAGCAATGTTTATGGAAAACGAGCAAAAAGAGGCTGTGTTTAAAGAAATCCTATTGGAATGCCAAAAATATTCCCTCACCCCACTCATAGAAATCCATAATGAACAAGAATGCCAATTTGCACTTAAATACAACCCAAGTCTTTTGGGCATAAATTCTAGAAATCTGCGAACCTTTGAGATTGATAAAAACAAAGCGCTTCATCTGAAAACAAAAATTCCAAAATCGATTAAAACCATATTTGAATCAGGCATACAATCAAGTTTTGACGGATATCTTGCTGGAACTTTCGGATTTGATGGGATACTTTGTGGAAGTTATCTTGTAAAATCTCAAGACAAAAACGAAAATCTCCCTAATCTCATCAAAGCCTATACAAAGGCTCAAAATCATCAAAATCTTTTCTATCCAAAAGTATTTAAATCAATTTATGAGAACTCTTTTCCACTAGTAAAAATCTGTGGCATAACTGATCTTGACGACGCATTTAGTGCAGCAGAATCAGGAGCAGATATGATCGGTTTTATTCTAGCTAAAGAAAGCCAAAGACATATTTCTATCAAAGACATCAAATTGATGAGCAAAGCTATTACAAGAATTTATCCTCATATCCTAAAAGTTGGGGTAATTACTGAAAACAAAGATGAGCTTACAGCTGCTAGAGAGCTTTTTAAAGAAGGAATTCTTGATTGCATCCAACTCCATTCGCTCAATCCCCACACTCCCAATCAATACGCCTCTTTTGATCTCAAAGAAGCAGATTTTAATTTTTATGCTTGTATCAATTTTGAAAATATCCAAGATTATCCCAAAGATTGCATTTCTCCTTTTATTCTCCTTGATTCTAAATCCATAGACAAAGGAGGGAGTGGTAAGAGCATTGACATCAAAGAGCTTGAAAAGCTTAAAGATATGGGAAAAGAACTCTTTATTGCAGGAGGAATCGGGATTGATAATATTGATGAATTTCTCCGTTTAAAACCAAAAATGCTTGATATTAATTCAAAAATTGAACTTTCTGTGGGCAAAAAGGATAGAGTAAAACTTAAAGAAATTGTCCAAAAAATCAAAAATCTTTCGAAGGAAACCAAATGAAAAAAATACCCTTAAAATCCAAAAATAAATTTTTTGGTGATACGAAACAAGGGTATTTCGGAGGTCAATATATACCCGAAATCCTTCGACCTGCTCTTTTAGAATTAGAAGAGGCGTATAAAAAAATTTTCTCATCCAAAGCCTATAAACAAGAACTCAAAGATTTGTCCAAGCATTTTATTGGACGTCCCACACCTCTTATCTATGCTCAAAATGCTTCACAAATCCTCAACAATGAGATTTATTTGAAATTCGAAGGGCTTGCTAATACCGGAGCGCATAAGATCAACAATGCCTTAGGACAAGTATTGCTTGCTAAAAAAATGGGTAAAAAACGCGTTATTGCCGAAACAGGTGCAGGACAACACGGATTGGCGGTAGCATCTGCGTGTGCAAAATTGAAAATGGAATGCGAAATTTATATGGGAGAAATCGATGCTGAGAGACAAAAACCCAATGTATTTAATATGGAACTTTTTGGGGCAAAAGTCGTTGAAGTAACTTCAGGAAGTAAAACACTCAAAGATGCTGTAAATGAAACTTTACGAGTCTGGAGTAAAAGAAATTCAGATACTTTTTATGTATTAGGCAGCGCTTTGGGTCCCTATCCATATCCTGATCTTGTACGCGATCTCCAAAGCATCATCGGAAAAGAAGTCAAACAACAATGCAAAGATTATTTCAAAGGACTTCCAGACTATTTAGTCGCTTGCGTCGGTGGAGGAAGCAATTCCATAGGATTTTTTGCTCCTTTTTTAAATGAAAAAAACATTTCATTAATCGGCGTTGAAGCTGGCGGGATTGGTAAAAAAATTGGGCAACACGCTGCAAGAATGGATAAAGAAAGCTCTGGACGGATTGGGATCGCTCAAGGCTACAAAAGCATTTTTCTTCAAAATAAAGAAGGGCAGCTCTGTTCCACTCATTCCATCAGCGCAGGGCTTGATTATGCCGGAATTGGTCCTCAACTCGCTTATCTAGGTAGTATAGGACGAATCGAATTCATAAGCGCAAAAGATGAAGAAGCACTAGAAGCTCTAAAATTTTTCGCTAAAAATGAAGGAATCATTCCTGCACTAGAATCTTCCCACGCTCTTGCAGGTGCCATAAAAATCTCTCAAAAAATAAAAAATAAAAAAATTATAATCAATGTTTCTGGACGAGGAGATAAAGACATTTTTATAACAGCCAAAGCACTCAACTCTGAAAATTGGGTGAATTTTTTGGAAAAAGAAGTCAAACGCATCAAAGGATTAGAATGAAAAATATTCAATTGATGGGGCATATCATTGGAGGGTATCCCAATAAAGAAACTAGCATTAAATCCGGTCTTGGAATCTGTAATGGAGGAGCAGATTTTTTAGAAATCCAATTTCCATTTTCTGACCCCAATGCCGATGGTCCTGTGATTGAAAATGCGTGTGATGTTGCATTGAAAAATGGATTTAAAATTGAAGATGGATTTGATATTGCACATTCACTCTCCAAAAACACAAAAACACAAATCCTAATTATGACCTATGCGAATATTATTTTTGTCTATGGAATAGAAAAATTTATCAAAAAAGCGAAGAAATGCGGAATCAAAGGACTCATCATTCCTGATTTGCCTTTTGAAAGTGATGAAGGATTGAGAAAGATCGCAAAAATTCACAAGATCAACATCATTGAACTGATTGCACCTGGAATGAATGCTAAACGCATTCAAAAACTCTCTAAAACTTCTGCAGAGTTTATTTATGTCGTCGCTAGAAGCGGGACTACCGGAAGTGAAACCCAAATACAAGAATCCTTATTTGAATGGATTGATTTCGTAAGAAAAAATTCAAATAAAAAAATTGCCTTGGGATTTGGTATCCGTTCCAAAGCCCAAATACAAGCACTCAAAAATAAAGTAGATATCATCGTAGCAGGAAGCTATTTTGTAGAAAAAATCACTGCATTAAGATCAAATGAAAATATAGAGAAAGCCCTTGAATTGCATACATCTAATCTCATCTCATTTTAAAAATTTTATTTTTTGAACAATAAAATAATTTTATACAGGTAACTATTCGTATCATTTGTCAAAATTTTGCTCATCTTGGAA contains:
- a CDS encoding UDP-N-acetylmuramate dehydrogenase, which translates into the protein MSKTIDFSKYSSIRVGASLPVRVIENFEQNIQDLKIIGYANNLLVSPEARNIAILGECYDYILDRGDVLEAGGAVSSRKIYRYFKDFDLSGLEFLSALPGSVGGLVKMNAGMKEYEIKNILDSVCINGEWRQIRDLKMDYRNSGIDGIIFAARFKKVSGFKKELLEVFNLMRSTHPKKPSCGSCFKNPQGNFAGKLLESVGLKGYNIGGMSFSKEHANFLINLGGGTFEEALNLIDLGKKRVFEAYGIHLKEEVVIIR
- the dapB gene encoding 4-hydroxy-tetrahydrodipicolinate reductase — translated: MKIGVFGASGRIGRLLIEEISKSKTFTLGSVFIRKELNFALPENTFVTNDIESFIQHCEIVIDFSLPNATLSLLNAALKKPLPIVSGTTGLDKKAFDLIKELSKFVPVLYATNMSKGIAMLNKILPIVTQGLSEADIEICEIHHRHKKDAPSGTALSLGETCAKAKNLDLEKVRVSSRDGNIGERKQNEIAIMSLRGGDVAGRHTVGFYMDGEYLEFTHNATSRLTFAKGALDAAKWLIKQEKGLYGIQDIFSKF
- the trxA gene encoding thioredoxin: MGKYIELNKENFDATTKSGVAVVDFWAPWCGPCRMLAPVIDELAEEYEGKVAICKVNTDEQDELSAKFGIRSIPTILFMKNGEVVDQVIGATSKQALKEKIDSIS
- the trpB gene encoding tryptophan synthase subunit beta codes for the protein MKKIPLKSKNKFFGDTKQGYFGGQYIPEILRPALLELEEAYKKIFSSKAYKQELKDLSKHFIGRPTPLIYAQNASQILNNEIYLKFEGLANTGAHKINNALGQVLLAKKMGKKRVIAETGAGQHGLAVASACAKLKMECEIYMGEIDAERQKPNVFNMELFGAKVVEVTSGSKTLKDAVNETLRVWSKRNSDTFYVLGSALGPYPYPDLVRDLQSIIGKEVKQQCKDYFKGLPDYLVACVGGGSNSIGFFAPFLNEKNISLIGVEAGGIGKKIGQHAARMDKESSGRIGIAQGYKSIFLQNKEGQLCSTHSISAGLDYAGIGPQLAYLGSIGRIEFISAKDEEALEALKFFAKNEGIIPALESSHALAGAIKISQKIKNKKIIINVSGRGDKDIFITAKALNSENWVNFLEKEVKRIKGLE
- the fliQ gene encoding flagellar biosynthesis protein FliQ, translated to MESQLMGLAIETYKITLIISLPILLAGLIVGLLVSIFQATTQINEMTLSFVPKILAVIGVIILTMPWMLNMLLDYTKMLINLIPKFVL
- the trpA gene encoding tryptophan synthase subunit alpha — translated: MKNIQLMGHIIGGYPNKETSIKSGLGICNGGADFLEIQFPFSDPNADGPVIENACDVALKNGFKIEDGFDIAHSLSKNTKTQILIMTYANIIFVYGIEKFIKKAKKCGIKGLIIPDLPFESDEGLRKIAKIHKINIIELIAPGMNAKRIQKLSKTSAEFIYVVARSGTTGSETQIQESLFEWIDFVRKNSNKKIALGFGIRSKAQIQALKNKVDIIVAGSYFVEKITALRSNENIEKALELHTSNLISF
- the trxB gene encoding thioredoxin-disulfide reductase, yielding MIDLAIIGGGPAGLSAGLYATRGGIKNVVLFEKGMPGGQITGSSEIENYPGVKEVVSGLDFMQPWQEQCFRFGLKHEMTEVSQVTKEGKNFKIHTNDGKVTEAKSVIITTGGRPKRTGIKGESEFWGKGVSTCATCDGFFYKNKEVAVLGGGDTALEEAIFLTKMCKKVYLIHRRNEFRAAPITIEHAKSNEKIEFLTPNVVEEIKGDQNGVSSVVIKNTQNNEIKELKVPGIFIFVGYDVNNAILKQDNGNMLCECDQYGSVIVDLSMKTNIEGLFAAGDIRIKAPKQVVCAAGDGATAALEAISYLDSHK
- the traF gene encoding conjugal transfer protein TraF; amino-acid sequence: MKRVSKVILIGSLLGSGVDALEFGGMGNISASMGGAGVALRNSQWALYYNPALLGMDKKSRIAYSFGVSVKEKNLLSLATVDYENLQKMPNRVGGIFGGGAIQASNVAGAAVTSKPLDMSGIFGDVLKNVNFGSVSGLTSTVDVQNFMENILSASGGTQTQIDAVKNATSLNDAANAFKNALMPGGNLNDQGANAFDKLKGSILEAVDKTGGDTGIFKNIIQNVQPDQLGGLAELLAKTDKNSISLGDLLTTIGGVTISKGDDPQMNRFIQDVYTIQNTLKQNNLDVATQNGLVFQIGGNGPDARGAIAFGIFGSAFASASATFDPTHNQIIIDTDGNYVKVNIDGSSISLNGSTKSDYDNYSLLSSTANHQIHGTGILLSEIPIGYGQAFSTPIGNFSIGLTGKYIFSMGYGLDRSGSFDSIANGFQDMNLRNGTKQQTFGIDFGFLYNYKAFSLGLVGKDLNEPVLRINDNHKVVLNSQLRAGLSYEWKILSIAVDMDLKPNHTLSYLSPENQMVGGGVMLDLKYIDFRFGSMYDLKSRTGEGIIFTGGINILGFLDLAVQSNTKLTNVGDYKIPSYLSVKLGGGFSW
- a CDS encoding bifunctional indole-3-glycerol phosphate synthase/phosphoribosylanthranilate isomerase, which produces MTEVLEKIAHKRGEKIQKLGFGFGFSIPSERKVPLSPCFESNLPLIIAEIKRASPSAGHIGEIPDPVLLAKNYINNGAKVISVLTEEDHFGGSLKDLMEVKNAFKNISVLRKDFIQYPEEIKISYLAGADLVLLIVAMFMENEQKEAVFKEILLECQKYSLTPLIEIHNEQECQFALKYNPSLLGINSRNLRTFEIDKNKALHLKTKIPKSIKTIFESGIQSSFDGYLAGTFGFDGILCGSYLVKSQDKNENLPNLIKAYTKAQNHQNLFYPKVFKSIYENSFPLVKICGITDLDDAFSAAESGADMIGFILAKESQRHISIKDIKLMSKAITRIYPHILKVGVITENKDELTAARELFKEGILDCIQLHSLNPHTPNQYASFDLKEADFNFYACINFENIQDYPKDCISPFILLDSKSIDKGGSGKSIDIKELEKLKDMGKELFIAGGIGIDNIDEFLRLKPKMLDINSKIELSVGKKDRVKLKEIVQKIKNLSKETK
- a CDS encoding tautomerase family protein, with translation MPYVDIKVGGKLSAEQKREIAKDVSDSLERVAFKPKASVYVSFTEFERDSFAKGENLLSDLDKLAKKNPKN